Sequence from the Amycolatopsis sp. NBC_00345 genome:
CCACATCGGCACCGACCAGGTCGCCCTGATCCTCGGGGACACCCTCCTCCCCGGCCCCGCCATCCTGCGCGACGCGGCCAGGAACGTCGACGGCTGTGTGCTGTTCGGGGAGCCGAGCACCGGCCTGTACCTCTACGACGGCGACGTGGTCGACATCGTGAAGAACCTGCGGCGCCCGGCCCACGGCCAACCGGAGATCACCGACGTCAACCAGGTGTACCGGCGCCAGGGACGAGCGCGGCTCATCCGCGGATTCGCCCGGCTGGACGCCAGTACACCGGATTCCCTCATCCGGGCCGGGCAGTACGTGCGGGCCGTCGAGCAGCGCCACGGCCAGCGGATCGCGTGCGTCGAGGAGGTCGCCCTGCGGATGGGGTTCATCACCGCCGCACAGTGCTACCGGCTGGGCGCCCGCCAGTCGAATTCCCCGTACGGCCAGTACGTCATGCGCGCCGCCGCGATCACACCGCCCAGGCGTCCGGCGCGGACCCACCTCGCCCGATCGGCGGGAACAGCTTCTCCAGCCGGTCAACGTCCTCATCGGACAGTGGCCGCTCCGCCGCCCTGATCGCCCCGTCCAGCTGCGCGGGTGTCCGCGGCCCGATGACCGCCGCGGTGACGGGCGCGCGGCCCAGCACCCAGGCCAGGCCGACCTCGGCCGGGTCACGCCCGATGTCCGCGCAGAGCCGTTCGTACTCGCCGACCACCTCACGATGGGTTTCCAGCGCGAGCGCGGCCCGTCCCTGGGCCGACTTGACCGCGGTCCCGTCCGCGAGCTTGCGCAGCACGCCACCCAGCAGGCCGCCGTGCAGGGGCGACCAGACGAGCACCCCCATCCGGTACGCCTCGGCCGCCGGCAGCACCTCCAGCTCGGCGTGGCGGGTCAGCAGGTTGTAGAGGCACTGTTCGGACACGATGCCCAGCCGGGACCCGCGGTTCGCGGCCTCCTGGGCCATGGCGAGGTCCCAGCCGGCGAAGTTGGACGAGCCGACGTAACGGACCTTTCCCTGCCGTACCAGCAGTTCCATCGCCTCCCAGATCTCCTCCCACCCGACCGTGCGGTCGACGTGGTGCATCTGGAACAGGTCGATCCGGTCGGTTCGCAGGCGCCGCAGGGACGCCTCGCAGCCGGCGACGATGTGGTGGGCGGACAGGCCCTCGTCGTTCGGCCCGTCGCCGGTCCGGTTGCCGACCTTCGTCGCCAGCACGACCTGGTCCCGTTTGCCGGGCAGCCAGCGGCCGAGCAGTTCCTCGGTGTAGCCGCGGTGCACGCGCCACCCGTACATGTCGGCGGTGTCGACGAGGTTGATCCCGCTGGCGAGCGCGTGGTCCAGCAGCAGCCGCGCCTCGGGCTCCTCGACCCGGCCGCCGAAGTTCACGGTGCCCAGCCCGAGACGGCTCACGCGCAGGCCGGACCGCCCGAGACGAACGTACGGTGCGGACATCCGCTTACCTCCTGGAGTCGAACGGGGTCACTGCACGGTGAACTGGGCAGAGTGCCAGCCGGTGGCGCCGTCCGGGATCGGCGGGACCCGGTCGGCGGTCTGGGTGGCGCCGGTCCGGTCGGTGGCCCGGCATTCCACAGTGTGCGGGCCGGGCGCGAGGTCCACCTCGGCGCGCCACATCCGCCAAGTGTCCAGGTTGACCTCGGTGGCCAGTTCGGCGGTCAGCCACGGCCCCTCGTCGACGCGCACCTCGACCTTGGCGATGCCCCGATGCTGGGCGTACGCGATGCCGGCGACGCTCACCCCGCCGGCCGGGACGGTGGCGAACGCGGCCGGCACGTCGATCCGGGACTGGGTC
This genomic interval carries:
- a CDS encoding sugar nucleotidyltransferase gives rise to the protein MKGIVLATGTDPRLHPITLAVPQHLLPVGDKPMIYYPLSVLMLAGIRDILVIASPSDAYQRLLGDGSQLGLRVDYAEQPERDGVAEALLTGADHIGTDQVALILGDTLLPGPAILRDAARNVDGCVLFGEPSTGLYLYDGDVVDIVKNLRRPAHGQPEITDVNQVYRRQGRARLIRGFARLDASTPDSLIRAGQYVRAVEQRHGQRIACVEEVALRMGFITAAQCYRLGARQSNSPYGQYVMRAAAITPPRRPARTHLARSAGTASPAGQRPHRTVAAPPP
- a CDS encoding aldo/keto reductase, with product MSAPYVRLGRSGLRVSRLGLGTVNFGGRVEEPEARLLLDHALASGINLVDTADMYGWRVHRGYTEELLGRWLPGKRDQVVLATKVGNRTGDGPNDEGLSAHHIVAGCEASLRRLRTDRIDLFQMHHVDRTVGWEEIWEAMELLVRQGKVRYVGSSNFAGWDLAMAQEAANRGSRLGIVSEQCLYNLLTRHAELEVLPAAEAYRMGVLVWSPLHGGLLGGVLRKLADGTAVKSAQGRAALALETHREVVGEYERLCADIGRDPAEVGLAWVLGRAPVTAAVIGPRTPAQLDGAIRAAERPLSDEDVDRLEKLFPPIGRGGSAPDAWAV